The DNA region TCATTCTTAGATTTTAAAAACTCAAGATTTTTATACTTTGGATTAGGATAACTATAAAATCCTGCACAACTACTAGTACGTAGTTTACCTTTATCAACAAACTCCGTTTGAAGCCTATCAATAAGTTTTTGGAAAAAAGAATCATCTGGATACTGTTTAGCTTGTAATTTAGATGTATTAATTATCGTGTTCATCCCACTAACATCGATAATACCAAAAGAACCTATCGGCATCCATTGTTAATAACATCCAAGTTTTATCTATCATCTCTGGATCTGCTATACCATTAATCCAAAGTTTCAATGCCGCTACATTAAATGGTATTTGTAATGAGTTTAAAATTTATCCAGGTTGTCCTTTATGTAAAGAAATGGCTAACAAAATCTAAAGTCATAACAAAATACACTGATAAGAGTGCTGAAAAAGTGGAAGAAGCACTACACAAAATGCATGAAGGAAAATTAAAAATAGGGAAATCTAAAAAAATAGTTAAAAGTCCAAAGCAAGCAATAGCTATAGGAATTTCTCAAGCAGATAAACTAACAAAACCTTCTAAAAACTCCAAAACGAAAAGCTAATATCCTTTATCAATTTATAACAAAAAAGAAAGACGATGAATAAGACATACGAACAAGTAAAAAACATGATATGATAGAGTACAATTTGTATAAAGAAGCATTAGAATATTTTTTACAGACCAATGGCGCAGACATTGCGCCTAATATAAAAGAACGCATAAGGGATAATCCTGATGAATATGTTCTTTGGAGAAAGTGAAGATGGCTTAGAAGTGAGTCTGAAAGATACAAATATATATGTACTATAATATGCAAAATAAACGACCGAATTATTATATGAATTTGGTAATAATTATCAAAAAGTAAACTTAATACTAGTAAGCAAAAATAGTATTAACTTAGTAAATGCTAAAACTTGCTTATGCCAAAAGAATTACTCCTTTATATTTCTATATAAAGGGGTTTTTATTATAATCTAATAGCTTAATGAAAAATTCTAATTATAATCATTCCACCATTTTAATGGAATTTCTACATTATCAATAGAACTAACAATTAAATCTGGTTTAAATGCATAATAACCGGGTTGTTCTTTTGTTGGAATCTCCGATAGAAGCAGGATTATCGTTTAAAAAATATTTAAAAAAACTACATTATTTATTAACAACAAATTAGTTAAAATAAATAATGTAAGTTTTCAAGATTATTACAATCAAATTCGCAATTAAGTACTTAAATTATTAAACTACAAAGTATCACTGAAACTTTATCAAACTTTTTATGAGGGAATTTTACGTAAAATTTCTCTATCCCAGACTCTATGCAACTTAATAAGATCAATAAAGGTATGCTCCCAACTTTTATTTTTGCTTTCAGATACCACACCTTTATCTTCTTTTATCAGACTCTTTTCCAATAAGGATTCTGATTCCTTAGCAAAAGCTAAAACTTTACAATGACGATAAGCCTCATTGACAAACTCGTAATAATCTGGATGATCCAAAAGTATTTTTACCGATTTGCCAGATGGTGTATACACCGCGTCATAAAGAACAGAAGTGTCTGTTAAATAGGTATGTTGAATATTGGTTTTAGTTCCATCACTAAATTTTAATTCTCCCACTTTTGTACTAATCAAAATTGCTTCAGCACCTTCGGATTCTAATAATTTTGTTAAATTTGTAACGCTATGCTTATCCACACCATCAGCAACTAAGAAGGCTATTTTTCGAGTCTTTATACTATCATTTTTGTTTGATTTTACCATACTTAAGGCTTGTGAAGTTTCTTTTTCCGGTTTAGCTGTTTTAAATGGATATCCAGGAAAAATCTGTTGTGCAAATTTTATAGTTAATGGATCAAGTGTATTACTCGGTTCAATATTAAGATTTTCGCCGACTTTTTGCGCTAAAACTTTGTCGATTTGATGAAGAATAGCAACTTCTCGATTTCGTATTTTTGGATCATTTACTTTGCTTAATTCAAAACTTAAAGCATCGATTATATGCTGCTTTTCTGGTTCAGTTTGAGAATTGAAAAACAATCTTGCCTGCGTAAAATGATCCGCAAATGATAAAGATCTTTGGCGTACTTTTTCACCATCAACTTTTTGTTTGTGAGATGTAAATCCGACCTCTCCTTTTAGCATCGCATGATACGGACATCCGTCGGCTTGACTATTTGGAAAATAACTAACATTTCCCTTCAAAATATCTATTCTAGAATTACCATCTTTTTGATTATTGTGCTTTTGGTTTATAGAACGGTTTATTGGCAACTCATGAAAATTAGCCCCTCCTAATCGGTAATTTTGCGTGTCCATATAAGAAAAGACTCTTCCCTGTAACAATGGATCATCCGTCACATCAATACCAGGCACGAGTCTTCCTGGATCAAATGCAACTTGTTCAGTTTCCGCAAAGAAGTTTTCGGGATTTTTATTTAGTGTCATAGTTCCAACAATCTGAACTGGTACTAATTCTTCTGGTATTAGTTTAGTTGCATCCAAAATATCAAATGAATATTTGTGTTCATCTTCTTCTGAAATTAATTGTAAACCCAAATCCCATTGAGGAAAATCTCCATTCTCAATAGCATCCCACAAATCTTGTCTATGAAAATCTGAATTAAAGCCAGAAATCTTTTGCGCCTCATTCCAAGCTACACTATGTACGCCTAATTTAGGTTTCCAGTGAAACTTAACAAAAGTCCCTTTTCCAGATTCATTAACAAGTTTAAAGGTATGTACACCAAACCCTTCCATCATACGTAATGATCTTGGAATAGCCCTATCCGACATTACCCACATGATCATGTGTGCTGATTCTGGCATCAAGGATATAAAATCCCAAAATGTATCATGTGCAGACGCCGCCTGTGGAAATTCATTATTGGGCTCAGGCTTGACAGAATGGATAAGGTCCGGAAAATTCATAGCATCCTGTATGAAGAAAACTGGGATATTATTTCCCACCAAATCATAATTACCATCTTCCGTGTAAAATTTTACTGAGAAGCCCCTTACGTCTCTTGCTAAGTCAGTTGAGCCTTTAAATCCAGCAACAGTAGAAAATCTCGTAAAAACTGAAGTTTTTGCGCCTTTTTGGAGAAATTTTGCACAAGTATATTTAGAAATGTCTTCCTTCATTTCAAATACACCATGCGCACCACTGCCTCTTGCATGCACGACACGCTCTGGAATTCTTTCGCGATCAAAGTGCATCAGCTTATCAAAATAAATATGATCTTGTTGCAAAGATGCACCTCTTTCTCCTGCTTTTAAAGTATTATTATTGTCATAAATAGGAACTCCATCATTAGTAGTCAATAACTTATCAGTATTGTCTATTACACTTTTTTGTAATAAATCCAGCTTTGGAGTTTTTACTGGCTTTTTCATATTATCAATCATTTATTTGTACTATTTTACAACCCTATGACACAATAAGTTCACTTTTAGAGAATATTAAATAAGTTTAGGAAATCAAAAAAGTTTTAAAACTCTCTTAAATAAATAACCAAATATTTAATTAAATAATAACACTATGAAATAAAAACCAATTAAAACAGGTAGGTCTTTATAAAACCTACCTGTTAAATTACTTTGCAACATCTCTCAAATCTCTTATCGTATTGTGTTCTGCAACTATTTCCGATTGTTGACTATTAACAACGTCTAATGCTTTTCCAGATAAATAGCCGCTTTCAATAGCATCTTTATATGCCTTTTTAATTACATCTTCTCCTCGCTCAGCTTCTTCTAATATTGATTTTCTATCAGTTCCACCAAATAAACCTTTCACATCTATCCAAGCACGATGTAATGAACCGCCTACGCTAGTACCCGTTTCAGCTTTTTCTCCGTGTTCAGCTACTATTTGAGTCAGTTCTTGAGAAAATTTCCTACTCTGACCAGAATACTTTTGAAAAATTTCTTTCACCAAAATCTAAATAATTATTTGACATTTCATCTTTCTCTTCTTGTGCTTGTAGATGATTGCCATAAAAAATAAATAGAAATGCAATTATCAATATTTTAAATTTCATGAGGTATGGTTATTAAAAATAAAAAAATAATTTTTAGTTGATATATCCCGATTCTGTATATAATTTATTCATATCATTTATCAATGTACATTTTGTTGAATAGGCGATGAAAGTGACCCCGTTCCGCCAATTCAAACTGACCCCCATTCGCCAAAATTAAATTGACCCCCTATTTCCAAAGAATACTGACCCCCTAAAAAATCTAGGAGTCTATGTTGTATTGTAGCGTAAAAACTCGGAAGTTACCACTACATCAAATGGTGATTTTCGATGGCAAACAGAACAATAGAAATGTACAAGATTAGACAATTGATACGGCTATCACTTGAAGGCAGGGGAAGTAAATATATCAGTGCCAGCGTAGGAATATCGCGCAATACGGTTAAGAAGTACCTAGCATTACTACGTGGTAGTGGTTATGATGGTACCCAATTATCAGCGATGAGCGATGATCAGTTGCTGTCGCTATTGGGTGTAGCTCAGCGACCACAGTGGAGTCCCAGCCAGCGCAGTAAGGCGCTCGAGCCCTTATTGGCAGACTATGTCCGTCAACTACGCAAAAACAGAGGCGTAACCAAATGGATGTTGTATGAGCAGTACAAACAACTTTATCCAGATGGCTATAAATCTTCTCGCTTTATGGATTATCTCAATTTATACATGGGCAAGATCCGTCCATCTCTTCGGGTGGTACATAAGGCAGGCGATAAGATGTATATCGATTTTACGGGTAAAAAACTCTATATCACAGACCCTAATACAGGAGCCATTACAGCCGTAGAAGTATTTGTGGCAATATTGGGATGTAGTCAATTGACCTATGTACAAGCGGTGGCTAGTCAGAAAAAAGAAGATTTTATAGATGCCTGTGAGTCGGCACTCCATTATTTTGGTGGAGTACCTGAAGCGATCGTCCCTGACAATCTGAAATCTGCCGTTAGTAAACCGGGACGTTATGAGTCCAAGGTCAATGAAAGCTTTGCCGCATTTGCGGCTCATTACGGAACGCATGTATTCCCCACCAGAGTCTACCGTCCCAAAGACAAAGCTTTGGTGGAAGGGGCTGTAAAACTGATTTACACTTCCATATTTACCCAAATAGACAAAAGTGTATATCACACCTTGGACAACCTCAATGAGGCCATTGCTCTTCATTTGGAAAGACATAACAACCATCCGATGAGCTCTGGATTACCTAGTCGCAGGGAGCAATTTGAGACGTTGGAAAAAGATACTTTACTGCCCTTAAACGCCTACCGATACGACCCTTTGGATAGCCGTATCACCACCGTAGGTAAAAATGGATACGTGGCACTGGACTATCATTATTACAGCGTTCCGTATAAATACATTGGTAAAAAAATAAAGATCCTATATAGTAGTACCCGCGTGGAACTCTTTATAGGAAGTGAGCTTATCTGCAGGCACGCACGTAGTTACCAAAAAGAAAAATACGTACAAGATCCTGCCCACTTAGCCAGCTGGCAATCGGGGGCTGCGTCCATGTGGGATCCTAAAGCTTTTTTACAGCAAGCAGAGGCGATCTCAGAGGACCTGAAGCGGTATCTGGAAAAAGTATTGGCGCGGCCAGAATACCCTGACAAGAACCTACGTGCTTGCCAAGGGATCTTGAATATCGGTAGAAAAGTAGGTGCTTCCAGGCTCGTCAATGCTTGCAAAAGAGCCCATGAATTTGGTATCTACAACTATGGCATTATAGAAAAAATATTGAAATCCAAGGCGGACTTTATGGACGAAGATACACCTCAAAGTCAGACGGGTATCTCTATGCCAGAACATGACAATATACGCGGTGGAAAGTATTACCAATAACCGTTTAAAAAATAAAATCCATCATCCATAATAAAAATAAAACAACAATTATGAACACAAACAAAGAATGCTTAGACAAAATGAGCAGCATGCATCTCAGTGGTATGGTCAGTGCTTTTAAAACCTATATCGAACAGGATGGCTCCAGTGGTCCCAGTTATACGCAAGATGAGTTGATTCATTTTCTCATACAATCAGAATGGGAGGATCGCAGATACCGGGCTCAACAACGATCCATACGTAATGCAGGCTTCCGTTACCATGCCCAACCAGAGCAGTTGGACTATCAAGGAGATCGTGGCTTAGACCGTAATCTCGTACAAAGACTCTTGGAGGGTAGCTTTATCGATCAGGCAAGCGATGTGTTTATTACCGGTAGTACCGGTACAGGAAAAAGCTTTCTTGCTTCCGCCATTGGATATCAAGCTTGTATACTGGGATACAAAGTCTATTACGCCACTACTTCCAAATTAATGGCACAGCTAAAAGTTGCCAAAGCCGAAGGGTCTCATTTAAAAGAACTTGCCAGAATAGAAAAGGCACA from Rhizosphaericola mali includes:
- a CDS encoding DUF6496 domain-containing protein is translated as MSLKFIQVVLYVKKWLTKSKVITKYTDKSAEKVEEALHKMHEGKLKIGKSKKIVKSPKQAIAIGISQADKLTKPSKNSKTKS
- a CDS encoding catalase, which gives rise to MKKPVKTPKLDLLQKSVIDNTDKLLTTNDGVPIYDNNNTLKAGERGASLQQDHIYFDKLMHFDRERIPERVVHARGSGAHGVFEMKEDISKYTCAKFLQKGAKTSVFTRFSTVAGFKGSTDLARDVRGFSVKFYTEDGNYDLVGNNIPVFFIQDAMNFPDLIHSVKPEPNNEFPQAASAHDTFWDFISLMPESAHMIMWVMSDRAIPRSLRMMEGFGVHTFKLVNESGKGTFVKFHWKPKLGVHSVAWNEAQKISGFNSDFHRQDLWDAIENGDFPQWDLGLQLISEEDEHKYSFDILDATKLIPEELVPVQIVGTMTLNKNPENFFAETEQVAFDPGRLVPGIDVTDDPLLQGRVFSYMDTQNYRLGGANFHELPINRSINQKHNNQKDGNSRIDILKGNVSYFPNSQADGCPYHAMLKGEVGFTSHKQKVDGEKVRQRSLSFADHFTQARLFFNSQTEPEKQHIIDALSFELSKVNDPKIRNREVAILHQIDKVLAQKVGENLNIEPSNTLDPLTIKFAQQIFPGYPFKTAKPEKETSQALSMVKSNKNDSIKTRKIAFLVADGVDKHSVTNLTKLLESEGAEAILISTKVGELKFSDGTKTNIQHTYLTDTSVLYDAVYTPSGKSVKILLDHPDYYEFVNEAYRHCKVLAFAKESESLLEKSLIKEDKGVVSESKNKSWEHTFIDLIKLHRVWDREILRKIPS
- a CDS encoding PA2169 family four-helix-bundle protein, whose product is MKEIFQKYSGQSRKFSQELTQIVAEHGEKAETGTSVGGSLHRAWIDVKGLFGGTDRKSILEEAERGEDVIKKAYKDAIESGYLSGKALDVVNSQQSEIVAEHNTIRDLRDVAK
- the istA gene encoding IS21 family transposase, whose protein sequence is MYKIRQLIRLSLEGRGSKYISASVGISRNTVKKYLALLRGSGYDGTQLSAMSDDQLLSLLGVAQRPQWSPSQRSKALEPLLADYVRQLRKNRGVTKWMLYEQYKQLYPDGYKSSRFMDYLNLYMGKIRPSLRVVHKAGDKMYIDFTGKKLYITDPNTGAITAVEVFVAILGCSQLTYVQAVASQKKEDFIDACESALHYFGGVPEAIVPDNLKSAVSKPGRYESKVNESFAAFAAHYGTHVFPTRVYRPKDKALVEGAVKLIYTSIFTQIDKSVYHTLDNLNEAIALHLERHNNHPMSSGLPSRREQFETLEKDTLLPLNAYRYDPLDSRITTVGKNGYVALDYHYYSVPYKYIGKKIKILYSSTRVELFIGSELICRHARSYQKEKYVQDPAHLASWQSGAASMWDPKAFLQQAEAISEDLKRYLEKVLARPEYPDKNLRACQGILNIGRKVGASRLVNACKRAHEFGIYNYGIIEKILKSKADFMDEDTPQSQTGISMPEHDNIRGGKYYQ
- the istB gene encoding IS21-like element helper ATPase IstB, encoding MNTNKECLDKMSSMHLSGMVSAFKTYIEQDGSSGPSYTQDELIHFLIQSEWEDRRYRAQQRSIRNAGFRYHAQPEQLDYQGDRGLDRNLVQRLLEGSFIDQASDVFITGSTGTGKSFLASAIGYQACILGYKVYYATTSKLMAQLKVAKAEGSHLKELARIEKAQLFILDDFGVQPLDAAARNLLLDIIEDRHGKRSTMITSQLPVAKWHDIIGEKTVADAILDRIVHQAIRIELYGESLRKKKKIQS